A genome region from Gossypium hirsutum isolate 1008001.06 chromosome A04, Gossypium_hirsutum_v2.1, whole genome shotgun sequence includes the following:
- the LOC107931533 gene encoding DEAD-box ATP-dependent RNA helicase 38: protein MAETASNSAPSTSTTAEAPAPQETKKTTEAPVRWADMEDEASEEPSTSSEDKGAPELGVENLKIDESKKINKFLDEPEDSNIKAVTSGETPYTSAFTFEELNLSPELLKGLYVEMKFEKPSKIQAISLPMILTPPHLDLIAQAHNGSGKTTCFTLGMLSRVDPNLKAPQALCICPTRELAIQNLEVLRKMGKHTGITSECAIPMDSSNYIPINKRAPVIAQVVIGTPGTIKKWMSAKKLGVSNVKILVFDEADHMLAEDGFKDDSLRIMRDIEKMSSHCQVLLFSATFSDTVKNFVSKIVKRDHNQLFVKKEELSLESVKQYKVNVPDELSKVMVIKDRILEFGERLGQTIIFVRTRNSASMLHKALVEFGYDVTTIQGALNQAERDKIVKEFKDGLTQVLISTDLLARGFDQQQVNLVINYDLPVKHDNRVEPDCEVYLHRIGRAGRFGRKGAVFNLLCGDMDQMIISKIENHFDSKIAEVPDWKNEEDFKTALRSAGLL, encoded by the exons ATGGCTGAAACCGCCTCTAACTCCGCCCCTTCTACCTCTACCACCGCCGAGGCGCCAGCGCCTCAAGAAACCAAAAAGACCACCGAGGCACCAGTAAGATGGGCCGATATGGAAGACGAAGCTTCGGAAGAACCGAGCACTTCATCGGAAGACAAAGGTGCGCCGGAACTCGGAGTTGAAAACCTAAAAATCGATGAAAGCAAAAAGATCAACAAGTTCCTCGACGAACCCGAGGACTCCAACATCAAAGCC GTCACATCTGGGGAGACACCATACACTTCAGCATTTACGTTTGAGGAATTGAATCTGTCCCCTGAATTGTTAAAAGGGCTATATGTTGAGATGAAATTTGAAAAGCCTAGCAAAATCCAAGCTATTAGTTTACCAATGATTTTGACGCCTCCTCACTTGGATTTAATTGCTCAAGCTCACAATGGTTCTGGTAAAACCACTTGCTTTACTCTTGGAATGCTGTCTCGTGTTGATCCGAATCTAAAAGCTCCTCAAGCACTTTGCATTTGTCCTACTAGAGAACTGGCTATTCAG AATTTGGAAGTGCTTAGGAAGATGGGGAAGCATACTGGGATAACATCAGAATGTGCTATTCCAATGGATAGTTCCAATTATATTCCAATTAATAAACGGGCACCCGTTATCGCTCAAGTAGTTATTGGTACTCCTGGCACTATTAAGAAGTGGATGTCAGCAAAGAAATTGGGTGTGAGTAATGTGAAGATTCTTGTGTTTGATGAAGCTGATCACATGCTGGCTGAG GATGGTTTTAAAGATGACTCCTTGAGAATAATGAGGGATATTGAAAAGATGAGTTCTCACTGCCAG GTTCTTCTGTTTTCTGCCACATTTAGCGACACTGTGAAGAATTTTGTCTCAAAGATAGTCAAGAGAGATCACAATCAACTTTTTGTTAAGAAGGAAGAACTATCTTTGGAGTCTGTGAAGCAATACAAGGTGAATGTTCCAGATGAACTTTCCAAAGTTATGGTGATTAAAGATAGAATTTTAGAATTTGGAGAGCGCCTAGGGCAGACTATTATATTTGTACGCACAAGGAATAGCGCAAGCATGTTGCATAAAGCACTTGTTGAGTTTGGTTATGATGTTACCACAATTCAAGGTGCTCTCAATCAAGCTGAACGAGACAAGATAGTCAAGGAATTTAAAGATGGTTTGACTCAAGTGCTCATTTCAACGGACCTCCTTGCCCGGGGTTTTGACCAACAACAG GTTAATTTGGTCATCAACTATGATCTTCCTGTGAAACACGACAACCGTGTGGAGCCTGATTGTGAGGTTTACTTGCATAGAATTGGCAGAGCAGGACGTTTTGGTCGCAAGG GAGCCGTGTTCAACTTACTCTGTGGTGATATGGACCAAATGATAATATCCAAAATCGAAAATCATTTTGACAGCAAAATAGCAGAG GTTCCTGACTGGAAGAATGAGGAAGACTTTAAAACTGCTCTCCGGTCAGCCGGTTTATTATGA